In Molothrus aeneus isolate 106 chromosome 3, BPBGC_Maene_1.0, whole genome shotgun sequence, a single genomic region encodes these proteins:
- the CMTR1 gene encoding cap-specific mRNA (nucleoside-2'-O-)-methyltransferase 1, which translates to MKRRTEPIFSSPQNKQKKRIEDLGLTLSSTSDDENQFSNHTTQESSSSTSGSDSESDEKRPVFSNEFKQDSLVEGTSSRYSMYNSVSQKLMAKMGFREGEGLGKYGQGRKDIVEASNQKGRRGFGLTLKGFDGELNIDWQDEPEPSAYEKVDWCPECTTEIPDAQELKEWMTVGKRKLMIEDETEFCNEELLHNVLQCKSVFDELDGEEMRRARTRSNPYEMIRGAFFLNRAAMKMANMDHVFDYMFTNPKDCQGVPLIKEYDAELLYFADVCAGPGGFSEYVLWRRKWHAKGFGMTLKGPNDFKLEDFYSASSELFEPYYGEGGIDGDGDITRSENITAFQNFVLDNTDHKGVHFLMADGGFSVEGQENLQEILSKQLMLCQFLTALSIVRTGGHFVCKTFDLFTPFSVGLVYLLYCCFERICIFKPVTSRPANSERYVVCKGLKSGIEDVRDYLFTVNIRLNQLRNSDVDVNLIVPLNVIKDNQDFYNYIVQSNENHCKVQIKALAKIRAFVQDTTLVEPRQAEIRKECLQLWGIPDQARVAPSSSDPKSKFFELIQGTDIDTFSYKPTPLNSSTLEKIRQVLDYRCMVSGSEQKFLLGLGKSQIYTWGGRQSDRWTKLDLKTELPRDTLLSVEIVHELKGEGKAQRKISAIHILDVLVLNGNDVRTQHFNQRIRLAEKFVKAVSKPSRPDMNPIRVKEVYRLEEMDKIFVRLEMKVIKSSGGMPRLSYTGRDDRHFVPTGLYIVRTMNDPWTMAYSKNFKKKFFFNKMTNVATYNLLPEAIAPFHVCHYSRLFWEWGEGVKVHDSQKRQDPEKLSKETVLSFIQAHHP; encoded by the exons ATGAAGAGAAGGACAGAACCCATATTTAGCAGCCCCCAAAATAAGCAGAAGAAGAGGATAGAAGACTTGGGATTAACCCTCAGTTCTACTTCAGATGATGAAAATCAATTTAGTAATCATACTACTCAAG aatcTTCCAGTAGCACCAGTGGCTCTGACAGTGAGAGTGATGAAAAAAGACCAGTCTTCAGCAATGAGTTCAAACAAGACTCTCTTGTGGAGGGTACTTCATCCCGCTACTCAATGTATAACAGTGTCTCCCAAAAGCTGATG GCCAAGATGGGCTTCCGGGAAGGAGAAGGTCTGGGAAAATATGGCCAAGGCAGGAAAGATATTGTTGAGGCCTCCAATCAGAAGGGGAGGAGAGGCTTTGGCCTGACCCTCAAAGGGTTTGATGGGGAGCTCAATATTGATTGGCAGGATGAGCCAGAG CCTAGTGCCTATGAGAAGGTGGACTGGTGCCCTGAGTGTACCACAGAGATCCCAGATGCTCAGGAGCTGAAGGAGTGGATGACTGTGGGGAAG aGGAAGTTGATGATTGAAGATGAAACAGAGTTCTGTAATGAAGAGCTTTTACATAATGTCCTGCAGTGCAAG AGTGTATTTGATGAGCTGGATGGAGAAGAAATGCGTCGAGCCCGAACAAGGTCTAACCCCTATGAGATGATCCGTGGAGCTTTCTTCCTGAACAG GGCTGCGATGAAGATGGCAAATATGGACCACGTCTTTGACTACATGTTTACAAACCCTAAGGACTGCCAAGGG GTGCCTTTGATAAAGGAGTATGATGCAGAGCTGCTCTACTTTGCTGATGTGTGTGCTGGTCCCGGAGGCTTCTCTGAATACGTCTTGTGGAGGCGCAAGTGGCATGCAAAAGGATTTGGCATGACCTTGAAAGGACCAAATGATTTTAAACTGGAGGACTTCTATTCTGCTTCCAGTGAGCTCTTTGAGCCTTATTATG gagaGGGTGGGATTGATGGAGATGGAGACATCACTCGATCAGAGAACATTACTGCTTTCCAGAATTTTGTTTTGGACAATACTGATCACAAGGGAGTGCATTTCTTAATGGCTGATGGG GGTTTCTCAGTGGAGGGCCAGGAGAATCTGCAAGAAATCCTGAGCAAACAGCTCATGCTTTGCCAGTTCCTCACAGCACTGTCCATTGTCCGGACAG gaggACATTTTGTCTGCAAAACCTTTGACCTGTTTACTCCATTCAGTGTGGGTCTTGTTTATCTGCTGTATTGCTGCTTTGAGAGAATTTGCATCTTTAAACCTGTGACAAGCCGCCCTGCTAACTCGGAGAG GTACGTGGTGTGCAAAGGCCTGAAGTCAGGCATTGAAGATGTGCGGGATTACCTGTTCACAGTGAACATCAGACTCAACCAGCTGCGCAATTCCGACGTGGATGTGAATCTTATCGTCCCGCTGAACGTGATCAAAGACAACCAGGACTTCTACAATTACATTGTCCAATCCAATGAAAA cCACTGCAAAGTTCAGATAAAGGCATTAGCCAAAATCCGTGCCTTTGTTCAAGACAC AACGCTGGTTGAGCCGCGGCAGGCTGAAATCCGAAAGGAATGTCTCCAGTTATGGGGG aTTCCTGATCAGGCTCGTGTTGCTCCTTCATCTTCAGATCCCAAGTCCAAGTTCTTTGAGCTGATTCAG GGCACAGACATTGATACCTTCAGTTACAAACCCACTCCTCTGAATTCCAGCACACTGGAAAAAATTCGCCAAGTGTTAGATTACCGGTGTATGGTGTCTGGAAGTGAGCAGAAGTTCCTCTTGGGGTTAGGG AAATCACAGATCTACACCTGGGGTGGTCGCCAGTCAGACCGCTGGACAAAGCTGGATTTGAAAACTGAGCTGCCACGAGATACCCTTCTCTCTGTGGAGATTGTTCATGAGCTGAAAGGAGAG GGGAAAGCCCAGAGAAAAATCAGTGCCATCCACATCCTTGATGTCTTGGTGCTGAATGGCAATGATGTTCGAACGCAGCATTTCAACCAGAG GATTCGGCTGGCAGAGAAGTTTGTCAAAGCTGTTTCCAAACCCAGCCGGCCGGATATGAACCCCATCCG AGTGAAAGAAGTATACAGATTGGAAGAAATGGACAAGATTTTTGTGAG GTTAGAGATGAAAGTCATCAAGAGTTCAGGAGGAATGCCCCGGCTGTCCTACACCGGCCGAGATGATCGGCATTTTGTGCCCACGGGACTCTACATCGTACGGACTATGAATG ATCCCTGGACAATGGCATACAGCAAAAACttcaagaagaaattcttcttcaACAAAATGACCAATGTAGCGACATACAACCTCCTTCCCGAAGCCATTGCACCCTTTCA TGTCTGCCATTACAGCCGCCTCTTCTGGGAATGGGGGGAAGGTGTCAAAGTGCACGACTCTCAGAAAAGACAAGATCCAGAGAAGCTATCAAAGGAGACTGTTCTGTCTTTCATCCAAGCACACCACCCCTAA